A region of Trypanosoma brucei brucei TREU927 chromosome 1, complete sequence DNA encodes the following proteins:
- a CDS encoding hypothetical protein (gene predicted by glimmer), whose product MLFYKHTATDTLHSRVKQLMRLRAVKVIKNLYEQGAGVPFCFVRGTHVLHTLAPSLN is encoded by the coding sequence ATGTTGTTTTATAAGCACACAGCCACAGATACTTTACACTCGCGTGTGAAGCAACTGATGCGCCTACGAGCTGTGAAGGTAATTAAAAACCTTTACGAGCAGGGTGCCGGGgtgcccttttgttttgtcagagGAACACACGTATTACACACACTCGCTCCTTCCCTTAACTGA